The following are from one region of the Silene latifolia isolate original U9 population chromosome 9, ASM4854445v1, whole genome shotgun sequence genome:
- the LOC141601151 gene encoding uncharacterized protein LOC141601151, whose translation MCMDEAVQVEMPNALRRLFITILILSCPNNPAEFWDKYYAPLSEDFRKQFPGEHAKELQLTAGKVEQFLEGMGKTFTQFGLDHLHFEQETISQCTRDISDALNAPVPFLQLASRKQLNVPQRTAYKAIIQHVRSMGKICLPTATSEIAASNLPTGRTTHSRFKIPLDTDETLTCDVPKQGGLACLIREATLIIWDEALMAKRENIEAVNMLFQDVCNSSQLFGGKVIVFGGDFRQVLPVLPRRTQQEAVEASIVTAPIWLNLTKFRLTENIRAREDPEFSEFLLKLGNGELQIEESEIKQTSFTPEIFNDRAILNPGNVDVDSINSMLIDRLPGTKHIYHSFDSAVDDNSNVYPAEFLNSEDSPVILLRNLDPAAGLCNSTRLICKRFFPNMIECGISTGFYKGERVFLPRITLKPSKNSRFPINFQRKQFPIKLSFAMTINKAQGQTLQRVGVYLPRSCFSHGQLYIALSRARSAKDLKVLHNPTAGDVNGTLVRNVVSFEVLRRAGFRRI comes from the exons ATGTGCATGGACGAAGCTGTGCAAGTAGAGATGCCAAATGCTCTTAGGAGATTGTTTATAACTATACTTATTTTAAGCTGCCCAAACAACCCTGCTGAATTCTGGGATAAATATTACGCCCCACTCTCAGAAGATTTTAGAAAACAGTTTCCTGGGGAGCATGCAAAGGAATTGCAGCTGACAGCAGGGAAGGTGGAACAGTTTTTAGAGGGCATGGGGAAGACGTTTACCCAGTTTGGATTGGACCATTTACACTTTGAAcaagaaacaatatcacagtgtACAAGGGATATCAGTGATGCTTTGAACGCTCCAGTGCCCTTTCTACAGCTCGCCTCACGAAAACAGTTAAATGTTCCGCAACGCACTGCGTATAAGGCAATCATTCAACAT GTCCGTTCAATGGGTAAAATATGCTTACCAACAGCTACCTCTGAAATAGCTGCATCAAATTTGCCCACCGGCAGAACCACCCATTCCAGGTTTAAGATCCCTCTTGATACTGATGAGACGTTAACGTGCGATGTCCCTAAACAAGGAGGGTTGGCATGCTTAATAAGAGAAGCTACATTGATCATTTGGGATGAAGCTTTAATGGCGAAAAGGGAGAATATTGAGGCTGTAAATATGCTATTCCAAGATGTATGCAATAGTTCACAGCTATTTGGTGGCAAAGTAATAGTTTTTGGGGGAGACTTCCGCCAAGTGCTGCCTGTTCTTCCAAGGCGTACACAGCAAGAAGCAGTTGAAGCAAGCATTGTAACTGCTCCTATCTGGCTAAACCTAACCAAATTTCGCTTAACTGAGAATATAAGGGCAAGGGAAGACCCTGAATTTTCAGAGTTTCTACTGAAGTTGGGGAATGGGGAGTTGCAAATAGAAGAAAGCG AGATTAAGCAAACCAGTTTCACTCCAGAAATTTTCAACGACCGAGCCATTTTGAATCCAGGGAATGTTGATGTTGACTCTATAAACAGTATGCTTATTGATCGATTACCTGGAACAAAGCACATTTACCATAGTTTTGATAGTGCTGTTGATGACAACTCAAATGTATACCCAGCTGAATTTCTAAACTCC GAAGATTCACCAGTTATATTATTACGCAATTTGGATCCTGCAGCAGGTCTATGCAATAGTACGCGCCTCATATGCAAACGGTTTTTCCCAAACATGATTGAGTGTGGAATTTCAACTGGATTTTATAAAGGAGAACGTGTTTTCCTTCCTAGGATTACACTCAAACCGTCTAAGAATTCTAGATTTCCAATTAATTTCCAGAGAAAACAGTTCCCTATTAAGTTAAGTTTTGCTATGACAATAAATAAAGCACAGGGACAGACTTTGCAACGCGTTGGTGTATACCTGCCTAGATCCTGCTTTTCGCATGGGCAGTTATATATTGCATTATCAAGAGCAAGATCAGCTAAAGACTTAAAAGTGCTGCACAATCCAACCGCAGGTGATGTTAATGGAACTCTGGTGCGGAATGTGGTGTCATTTGAGGTGCTAAGAAGAGCAGGGTTTAGGAGAATTTGA